In a genomic window of Amycolatopsis japonica:
- the eno gene encoding phosphopyruvate hydratase, which translates to MTAIIRVHGRQILDSRGNPTVEVDVELADGSLGRAAVPSGASTGTKEAVELRDGDKTRFHGKGVRKAVDAVNTEIAEAVVGLDAEAQADVDRALIALDGTANKARLGANATLGVSLAVAKAAAAAKRLPLYRYVGGVFAHLLPMPMMNIINGGAHADNPIDFQEFMIGPLGAETFADAVRMGSEVFHTLRASLREAGHGTNVGDEGGFAPNLSSADEALEFVLRAIEQSGYTPGEDIALLLDPAASEFYTDGVYDYTGEGRKRSVEEHVAYLADLTSRYPIVSIEDGVAQDDFTGWKQLTDTIGDRVQLVGDDVFCTNVNLLNDGIERGIGNSILVKVNQIGTLTETLTTVETAHKAGYSVVMSHRSGETEDTTIADLAVATNCGQIKTGSLSRSDRTAKYNQLIRIEEELGAEARYAGSTTLSGRR; encoded by the coding sequence ATGACCGCGATCATCCGCGTCCACGGTCGTCAGATCCTCGACAGCCGGGGCAACCCGACCGTCGAGGTCGACGTCGAACTCGCGGACGGCTCGCTCGGACGGGCCGCCGTGCCGTCGGGCGCCTCCACCGGCACCAAGGAAGCCGTCGAACTGCGCGACGGCGACAAGACCCGTTTCCACGGCAAGGGTGTCCGCAAAGCCGTCGACGCCGTCAACACCGAGATCGCCGAGGCCGTCGTCGGGCTCGACGCCGAAGCCCAGGCCGACGTCGACCGCGCGCTGATCGCACTGGACGGCACCGCGAACAAGGCTCGGCTCGGCGCCAACGCCACCCTCGGCGTCTCGCTGGCCGTGGCGAAGGCCGCCGCGGCCGCCAAGCGACTTCCGTTGTACCGCTACGTCGGTGGCGTGTTCGCGCATCTGCTTCCGATGCCGATGATGAACATCATCAACGGCGGAGCGCACGCGGACAACCCGATCGACTTCCAGGAGTTCATGATCGGCCCGCTCGGCGCGGAGACCTTCGCCGACGCCGTCCGCATGGGCTCGGAGGTTTTCCACACCCTGCGCGCGTCGCTGCGCGAAGCCGGGCACGGCACCAACGTCGGCGACGAAGGCGGCTTCGCGCCGAACCTCAGCTCCGCGGACGAAGCACTCGAGTTCGTGCTGCGCGCCATCGAGCAGTCCGGCTACACCCCCGGCGAGGACATCGCCCTGCTGCTCGACCCGGCCGCGTCCGAGTTCTACACCGACGGCGTCTACGACTACACCGGCGAGGGACGCAAACGCAGCGTCGAGGAGCACGTGGCCTACCTCGCCGATCTGACGTCGCGCTACCCCATCGTGTCCATTGAGGACGGTGTCGCCCAGGACGACTTCACCGGTTGGAAGCAGCTCACCGACACCATCGGCGACCGTGTCCAGCTCGTCGGCGACGATGTCTTCTGCACCAACGTGAATCTGCTCAACGACGGTATCGAGCGAGGCATCGGGAACTCGATCCTGGTGAAGGTGAACCAGATCGGGACGCTCACCGAAACGCTCACCACGGTCGAGACCGCGCACAAGGCCGGCTACTCCGTGGTGATGTCGCACCGCTCCGGCGAGACCGAGGACACCACCATCGCCGACCTCGCCGTCGCCACCAACTGCGGTCAGATCAAGACCGGCTCGCTGTCGCGCTCCGACCGCACGGCCAAGTACAACCAGCTCATCCGCATCGAAGAGGAACTCGGCGCCGAGGCCCGCTACGCCGGTTCCACCACGCTCAGCGGCCGCCGCTGA
- a CDS encoding ABC transporter ATP-binding protein has protein sequence MIQFDRLTKRRGSATILSDVGFEARPGRVTGFLGPNGAGKSSTLRILLGLDRPTSGTALVDGVPFAGLRDPLRKVGAVLDGSGAHRSRTGRAHLNWVAAAGGIPRGRVDEVLAEVGLSAAAGKRVRGYSLGMGRRLALAAALLGDPEVLVLDEPVNGLDPEGIRWIRGFLRARAAAGRTVLLSSHLMGELSETVDDVVVIDRGRIVARGTLAEVVGGHRSLEDAFFALTTGAAR, from the coding sequence ATGATCCAGTTCGACCGGCTCACCAAACGACGAGGATCGGCGACGATCCTTTCCGACGTCGGTTTCGAAGCGCGCCCGGGCCGCGTGACCGGCTTCCTCGGGCCCAACGGTGCCGGGAAATCGTCGACCCTGCGGATCCTGCTCGGGCTGGACCGGCCGACGTCGGGGACCGCGCTGGTCGACGGCGTTCCGTTCGCCGGGCTGCGGGATCCCCTGCGCAAGGTCGGCGCCGTACTCGACGGCTCGGGAGCACATCGCTCGCGCACCGGCCGGGCGCATCTGAACTGGGTCGCCGCGGCGGGCGGCATCCCGCGCGGCAGGGTGGACGAGGTCCTCGCGGAGGTCGGACTGTCCGCCGCCGCGGGCAAACGCGTCCGCGGCTACTCGCTGGGGATGGGGCGGCGGTTGGCCCTGGCGGCGGCGCTGCTGGGCGATCCCGAGGTACTGGTGCTCGACGAACCGGTCAACGGCCTCGATCCGGAAGGCATCCGCTGGATCCGCGGTTTCCTCCGTGCGCGGGCCGCGGCCGGGCGGACCGTCCTGCTTTCGAGTCATCTCATGGGAGAACTGTCGGAGACGGTCGACGACGTCGTGGTCATCGACCGCGGCAGGATCGTCGCGCGGGGAACACTCGCGGAAGTCGTCGGCGGGCACCGAAGCCTGGAGGACGCCTTCTTCGCGCTCACCACGGGGGCAGCGCGATGA
- a CDS encoding ABC transporter permease yields MRAYRGELRKLTSLPSVWTAVAIGVLLPAVLTFLNARAAARRDGNVDLGFQELAFGVVGAIILGVVAVSSEYTTEGENAGGGRQITTSLTVVPSRWRLLITKLAAMITVVAALATVSSAVTLTIVEALGVSDFGRLPGVVLYWVLTALLASGLTLLTRNGILPLTVLILNTSVVTVTYLLTKLTPLAAFFPDLAGFRMFIERVELPVRLSPVTGGLVMTAWVAALLTAGFLVFRGRDA; encoded by the coding sequence ATGAGGGCCTATCGGGGAGAACTGCGCAAGCTCACCTCGCTGCCGTCGGTCTGGACCGCGGTCGCGATAGGTGTACTGCTTCCGGCGGTCCTGACGTTCCTCAACGCGAGGGCGGCGGCCAGGCGCGACGGCAACGTGGACCTCGGGTTCCAGGAACTCGCGTTCGGCGTGGTGGGCGCGATCATCCTGGGCGTCGTCGCGGTGAGCAGCGAATACACCACCGAAGGGGAGAACGCCGGTGGCGGACGCCAGATCACCACGAGCCTCACGGTCGTGCCGTCCCGGTGGCGCTTGCTGATCACGAAGCTGGCGGCGATGATCACCGTGGTCGCGGCGCTCGCGACGGTTTCCTCGGCCGTCACCCTCACGATCGTCGAAGCGCTGGGCGTGAGCGATTTCGGGCGCCTGCCGGGAGTCGTCCTCTACTGGGTGCTGACGGCCTTGCTCGCGTCCGGCCTGACGTTGTTGACACGCAACGGAATCCTGCCGCTCACCGTGCTGATCCTGAACACGTCGGTGGTCACGGTCACCTACCTGCTCACGAAACTCACGCCGCTGGCCGCGTTCTTCCCCGACCTGGCCGGATTCCGGATGTTCATCGAGCGGGTGGAGCTGCCCGTCCGGCTCTCGCCGGTCACCGGTGGCCTGGTGATGACGGCCTGGGTCGCGGCGCTGCTCACTGCGGGCTTCCTGGTGTTCCGCGGGAGGGACGCGTGA
- a CDS encoding ABC transporter permease has translation MTGGRAIRAEILKLLSLPATYFTLLSTLAVSAILATAFARQGVSPVGYTQAGFLVLGVVAVTSEYSGGQIHRTLTAMPRRITLQLAKMTALLIVAVPAAVLTALAGGPWSDVVGASAYLALTTVFSAAVATVVRWSVPAVAGLLGYYFIAGPLLRDRAAFADYLPDAASHDVRSLGGSAVVLGWALVAVGISAITFHRRDA, from the coding sequence GTGACGGGCGGCCGGGCGATCCGGGCCGAGATCCTCAAACTGCTCAGCCTGCCGGCCACGTACTTCACCCTGTTAAGCACCTTGGCGGTTTCGGCGATCCTCGCGACCGCGTTCGCGCGACAAGGCGTCTCACCCGTCGGCTACACCCAGGCCGGGTTCCTCGTCCTCGGCGTCGTCGCGGTGACATCGGAGTACAGCGGGGGTCAGATCCACCGGACCCTGACCGCCATGCCCCGCCGGATCACCTTGCAGCTGGCCAAAATGACCGCACTCCTGATCGTGGCCGTTCCGGCGGCCGTCCTGACCGCGCTGGCCGGTGGACCGTGGTCCGACGTGGTGGGAGCGAGCGCCTACCTCGCACTCACCACGGTCTTCTCCGCCGCCGTCGCGACGGTCGTGCGGTGGAGCGTCCCGGCGGTGGCCGGGCTGCTCGGGTACTACTTCATCGCGGGTCCGCTTCTCCGTGACCGGGCCGCTTTCGCGGACTACCTGCCGGACGCCGCGAGCCACGACGTGCGCTCACTCGGCGGCTCGGCCGTCGTGCTGGGCTGGGCGCTCGTCGCGGTGGGGATCTCCGCGATCACGTTCCACCGGCGGGACGCTTGA